In the genome of Nocardioides seonyuensis, one region contains:
- the menB gene encoding 1,4-dihydroxy-2-naphthoyl-CoA synthase codes for MTDNPWTASGDFEDITYETTEDGIAKITINRPEVHNAFRPQTLVEVDRALMEAREDESVGVIILTGAGDKAFCSGGDQRVRGDSGYQLSEGATGRFHVTDLHVAMRRCPKPIVAMVAGWAIGGGHVLHLVCDLTIAADNAVFGQVGPRVGSFDGGYGASILSDLIGPKKAKEVWFLCRQYDAATALDMGLVNTVVPLAQLEEETLKWCREMLALSPYALRLSKASFHAHEDGYAGIQQLAHDANLLFYGTAEAQEGREAFKSRRAPDFSHFPRRP; via the coding sequence ATGACTGACAACCCATGGACGGCCTCGGGCGATTTCGAGGACATCACCTACGAGACGACCGAGGACGGAATCGCCAAGATCACGATCAACCGGCCAGAGGTTCACAACGCGTTCCGGCCGCAGACCTTGGTCGAGGTCGATCGAGCCCTGATGGAGGCTCGCGAGGATGAGTCAGTGGGAGTCATCATCCTCACGGGCGCAGGTGACAAGGCGTTCTGCTCCGGCGGCGACCAGCGGGTTCGCGGCGACAGTGGCTACCAGCTGAGCGAGGGTGCCACCGGTCGCTTCCACGTCACGGATCTGCATGTCGCCATGCGGCGGTGTCCCAAGCCGATCGTCGCCATGGTCGCGGGTTGGGCCATCGGTGGCGGACACGTGCTCCACCTGGTGTGCGACCTCACCATCGCCGCCGACAACGCGGTCTTCGGCCAGGTCGGCCCACGAGTAGGTTCCTTCGACGGAGGCTACGGAGCCAGCATCCTCTCCGACCTCATCGGACCCAAGAAGGCGAAGGAGGTGTGGTTCCTCTGTCGTCAATATGACGCCGCGACCGCACTCGACATGGGCCTGGTGAACACCGTGGTTCCCCTCGCGCAGCTGGAGGAGGAGACGCTCAAGTGGTGTCGCGAGATGCTCGCACTCTCCCCCTACGCCCTACGACTTTCCAAGGCCAGCTTCCACGCCCATGAGGACGGCTACGCCGGGATTCAGCAGCTCGCGCACGACGCCAACCTGCTCTTCTACGGGACCGCTGAGGCCCAAGAGGGTCGCGAAGCATTCAAGTCGCGGCGTGCTCCCGACTTCAGCCACTTCCCACGTCGACCCTGA